In one window of Helianthus annuus cultivar XRQ/B chromosome 17, HanXRQr2.0-SUNRISE, whole genome shotgun sequence DNA:
- the LOC110922228 gene encoding uncharacterized protein LOC110922228 isoform X2: MDSRHGKVRMKVEGDRLSTLPDDLIHKILSFIDIKHAIRTSALSSRWRCGCACEDFITTSPSWYLPALTTLNLHHCSFFGEKYPGLFSKCANLKNLTLKNFNTMKFHGFNIIHPRLSSLTLEDGCIDVNVATPQLKNLTVINWSRMHLVDAPDLASLHYKDHYGKLLKFSTELRHLEKVVVCIQCSNEDKEYTRNIVCLLQQLRSVKFLTLNLELVKHLSSSVELISHQPSPFTNLKSLKIYPTDVTKPEVTMSTEVKNYLLGSSQGATFTLVSYEEVRAVMDVTSARNLMTKLKVLLDQWQEYSETKMAHIEQDEAPMETVHEQVKVEEQTDTKMKWHFGGRMAQIKSYWGDLNDQCEKASNNMGLISSMLQETIEVMTRLPTSHQAKLQERFFGLSAEAETIMEGVMDRMKILFDKRPSHSNVYFHELAASQSLS; encoded by the exons ATGGATTCCAGGCATGGTAAAGTTAGAATGAAAGTAGAAGGTGATAGACTAAGCACCTTGCCAGACGATCTTATCCATAAAATCCTCTCTTTCATTGACATTAAACATGCGATCAGAACAAGTGCTTTGTCATCTAGATGGAG GTGTGGTTGTGCTTGCGAAGATTTCATCACCACCTCACCTTCTTGGTATCTGCCAGCTTTAACAACATTGAATCTCCATCATTGCTCGTTCTTTGGTGAGAAATATCCTGGTCTTTTCTCCAAGTGTGCAAACTTGAAGAATCTCACCTTAAAGAATTTCAATACGATGAAATTTCATGGTTTTAATATAATTCATCCTAGATTATCTAGTCTAACACTTGAAGATGGTTGTATTGATGTCAATGTGGCTACGCCTCAACTTAAGAATCTCACTGTGATAAACTGGTCAAGGATGCATTTGGTCGATGCACCCGATCTTGCCTCCTTGCATTATAAAGATCATTATGgtaaacttttgaagttttctacTGAGCTTCGTCACTTGGAGAAGGTGGTTGTATGTATTCAATGTTCCAATGAAGATAAGGAATATACTCGTAACATTGTTTGTCTTCTTCAACAGCTCCGTAGTGTCAAATTTCTTACACTTAACTTGGAACTTGTCAAG CATCTTTCTTCATCAGTGGAATTAATTTCACATCAACCTTCGCCATTTACTAACTTAAAGAGTTTAAAGATTTATCCAACTGATGTTACCAAGCCAGAAGTAACCATGTCTACTGAAGTCAAAAACTATTTGCTAGGTAGTTCTCAAGGTGCCACCTTCACATTGGTTTCATATGAG GAGGTTAGAGCTGTGATGGATGTTACATCAGCACGAAACCTTATGACAAAATTGAAGGTGCTACTAGATCAATGGCAAGAATATAGTGAAACTAAGATGGCTCATATAGAGCAAGACGAGGCACCAATGGAGACGGTACATGAGCAAGTGAAAGTGGAAGAACAGACAGACACGAAAATGAAGTGGCATTTTGGGGGAAGAATGGCACAAATCAAAAGCTATTGGGGAGATCTGAATGATCAGTGTGAGAAAGCGTCTAATAATATGGGCCTCATAAGTTCAATGTTGCAAGAGACTATAGAAGTAATGACAAGGCTGCCTACATCACATCAGGCTAAGTTGCAAGAAAGGTTTTTTGGTTTGTCTGCAGAGGCTGAGACTATCATGGAAGGTGTGATGGATCGCATGAAGATCCTATTTGATAAGAGACCGAGCCATTCAAATGTCTACTTTCATGAACTTGCAGCATCACAATCGCTTTCTTGA
- the LOC110922228 gene encoding F-box/FBD/LRR-repeat protein At1g13570 isoform X1, producing the protein MDSRHGKVRMKVEGDRLSTLPDDLIHKILSFIDIKHAIRTSALSSRWRYIWTSMPCLSFSNEHFHSLPEFSEFVTHVLSARNNQTEVHSVKLAFRGKASQPFVKRILNYAFSHNVQQLNITFLHEDYMTKTYLSAFSSQSLKNLTLSRCGCACEDFITTSPSWYLPALTTLNLHHCSFFGEKYPGLFSKCANLKNLTLKNFNTMKFHGFNIIHPRLSSLTLEDGCIDVNVATPQLKNLTVINWSRMHLVDAPDLASLHYKDHYGKLLKFSTELRHLEKVVVCIQCSNEDKEYTRNIVCLLQQLRSVKFLTLNLELVKHLSSSVELISHQPSPFTNLKSLKIYPTDVTKPEVTMSTEVKNYLLGSSQGATFTLVSYEEVRAVMDVTSARNLMTKLKVLLDQWQEYSETKMAHIEQDEAPMETVHEQVKVEEQTDTKMKWHFGGRMAQIKSYWGDLNDQCEKASNNMGLISSMLQETIEVMTRLPTSHQAKLQERFFGLSAEAETIMEGVMDRMKILFDKRPSHSNVYFHELAASQSLS; encoded by the exons ATGGATTCCAGGCATGGTAAAGTTAGAATGAAAGTAGAAGGTGATAGACTAAGCACCTTGCCAGACGATCTTATCCATAAAATCCTCTCTTTCATTGACATTAAACATGCGATCAGAACAAGTGCTTTGTCATCTAGATGGAGGTATATTTGGACTTCAATGCCTTGTCTTAGTTTCTCAAATGAGCATTTCCATTCATTGCCCGAGTTCTCCGAATTTGTTACACATGTTCTGTCTGCCCGAAACAATCAAACGGAAGTGCATTCTGTCAAGCTCGCTTTTCGTGGAAAGGCTAGCCAGCCGTTTGTAAAAAGAATTTTGAACTATGCATTCTCCCACAATGTCCAACAACTGAATATCACTTTCTTGCATGAAGATTATATGACCAAAACCTATCTTTCTGCATTTAGTTCTCAGTCTCTTAAAAATCTCACTCTGTCTAGGTGTGGTTGTGCTTGCGAAGATTTCATCACCACCTCACCTTCTTGGTATCTGCCAGCTTTAACAACATTGAATCTCCATCATTGCTCGTTCTTTGGTGAGAAATATCCTGGTCTTTTCTCCAAGTGTGCAAACTTGAAGAATCTCACCTTAAAGAATTTCAATACGATGAAATTTCATGGTTTTAATATAATTCATCCTAGATTATCTAGTCTAACACTTGAAGATGGTTGTATTGATGTCAATGTGGCTACGCCTCAACTTAAGAATCTCACTGTGATAAACTGGTCAAGGATGCATTTGGTCGATGCACCCGATCTTGCCTCCTTGCATTATAAAGATCATTATGgtaaacttttgaagttttctacTGAGCTTCGTCACTTGGAGAAGGTGGTTGTATGTATTCAATGTTCCAATGAAGATAAGGAATATACTCGTAACATTGTTTGTCTTCTTCAACAGCTCCGTAGTGTCAAATTTCTTACACTTAACTTGGAACTTGTCAAG CATCTTTCTTCATCAGTGGAATTAATTTCACATCAACCTTCGCCATTTACTAACTTAAAGAGTTTAAAGATTTATCCAACTGATGTTACCAAGCCAGAAGTAACCATGTCTACTGAAGTCAAAAACTATTTGCTAGGTAGTTCTCAAGGTGCCACCTTCACATTGGTTTCATATGAG GAGGTTAGAGCTGTGATGGATGTTACATCAGCACGAAACCTTATGACAAAATTGAAGGTGCTACTAGATCAATGGCAAGAATATAGTGAAACTAAGATGGCTCATATAGAGCAAGACGAGGCACCAATGGAGACGGTACATGAGCAAGTGAAAGTGGAAGAACAGACAGACACGAAAATGAAGTGGCATTTTGGGGGAAGAATGGCACAAATCAAAAGCTATTGGGGAGATCTGAATGATCAGTGTGAGAAAGCGTCTAATAATATGGGCCTCATAAGTTCAATGTTGCAAGAGACTATAGAAGTAATGACAAGGCTGCCTACATCACATCAGGCTAAGTTGCAAGAAAGGTTTTTTGGTTTGTCTGCAGAGGCTGAGACTATCATGGAAGGTGTGATGGATCGCATGAAGATCCTATTTGATAAGAGACCGAGCCATTCAAATGTCTACTTTCATGAACTTGCAGCATCACAATCGCTTTCTTGA
- the LOC110923386 gene encoding uncharacterized protein LOC110923386, whose translation MRSLQFCCFLLIFGCLVSQIYASSDAAAAILYDKFFFEGSWIVSEKKGDHHSGSRGDIKETKQLTRQNNLRKTAYCCEVDWGTFECWELEFLCQKRCEEVDETCRVV comes from the exons ATGCGTTCTTTGCAGTTTTGTTGTTTTCTTCTCATCTTTGGCTGTTTGGTTTCACAGATTTACGCTTCttctgatgctgctgctgct aTATTGTACGACAAGTTCTTCTTTGAGGGTAGTTGGATCGTCTCTGAGAAGAAAGGAGATCATCATTCTg GAAGCAGAGGTGATATCAAGGAGACAAAACAACTAACAAGACAAAATAATCTTCGTAAAACAGCGTATTGCTGCGAGGTAGATTGGGGCACCTTTGAATGTTGGGAGTTAGAATTTCTTTGTCAGAAACGCTGCGAAGAGGTAGATGAGACATGTAGGGTGGTGTGA